A stretch of the Aminipila terrae genome encodes the following:
- a CDS encoding acetyl-CoA C-acetyltransferase: MREVVIVSAARTPLGSFGGSLKDIPTRTLGAIAVKGAIERAGIKPEQVDEVVMGCVLQGGLGQNVARQICLDAGLPIEVPAMTINKVCGSGLRAVSLAAQLIKAGDADIVVAGGAENMSKTAYAMPAARYGARMNNTQLIDMMVNDGLTDAFNNYHMGITAENIAEQWGITREELDEFSVTSQNRAEAAIKAGKFKDEIVPVEIPQRKGDPIIFDTDEFPKFGTTIDKVAKLKPAFKKDGVVTAANASGINDAGAAVVVMSKEKADELGLKPLCTIKSYASAGVDPTIMGIGPVPSSKKALEKAGLTIDQIDLVEANEAFAAQSLAVRKDLGLDPEKTNVNGGAIAIGHPIGASGTRILISLIFEMQKRDAKTGLATLCIGGGQGTALIVER, from the coding sequence TCTTTAAAGGATATTCCTACAAGAACTCTTGGTGCTATTGCAGTTAAAGGCGCAATCGAAAGAGCTGGAATCAAGCCTGAACAGGTTGACGAAGTTGTTATGGGTTGTGTATTACAGGGTGGCCTTGGACAGAACGTAGCAAGACAGATTTGCCTTGATGCAGGACTTCCTATTGAAGTTCCAGCAATGACTATAAATAAAGTATGCGGTTCAGGACTTAGAGCTGTATCCTTAGCAGCACAGCTGATTAAAGCAGGAGATGCTGATATCGTTGTAGCTGGTGGTGCAGAAAACATGTCAAAGACAGCTTATGCTATGCCAGCAGCTAGATATGGTGCTAGAATGAATAATACTCAGCTGATTGATATGATGGTAAACGATGGTCTTACTGACGCATTTAATAATTACCACATGGGTATCACTGCTGAAAATATTGCTGAACAGTGGGGCATTACAAGAGAAGAATTAGATGAATTCTCAGTAACTTCACAGAACAGAGCTGAAGCAGCTATTAAGGCTGGTAAGTTCAAAGATGAAATCGTTCCAGTAGAAATTCCTCAGAGAAAAGGTGATCCAATCATCTTTGATACTGATGAATTCCCTAAATTCGGAACAACTATTGATAAGGTTGCAAAATTAAAGCCTGCATTCAAGAAAGATGGCGTTGTTACTGCAGCTAACGCTTCTGGTATCAATGATGCTGGTGCAGCAGTAGTAGTTATGTCAAAGGAAAAAGCTGATGAATTAGGTCTTAAGCCTCTTTGCACAATTAAGTCATACGCTTCAGCTGGTGTTGACCCAACTATCATGGGTATCGGACCAGTTCCTTCATCAAAGAAGGCTCTTGAAAAGGCTGGATTAACAATTGACCAGATTGATTTAGTAGAAGCAAATGAAGCTTTTGCTGCTCAGTCATTAGCTGTTAGAAAGGATCTTGGACTTGATCCTGAAAAGACAAATGTAAATGGTGGAGCTATTGCAATTGGTCACCCAATCGGAGCTTCCGGAACAAGAATTCTTATTTCATTAATATTTGAAATGCAGAAGAGAGATGCTAAGACTGGTCTTGCTACTCTTTGTATCGGTGGCGGACAGGGAACTGCTCTTATCGTTGAAAGATAA
- a CDS encoding amino acid ABC transporter substrate-binding protein → MRKLLTILLTITLVAGLLTVTGCGKTEQTKDKGNSDLTGWDYIKDKGELVVGLDDTFAPMGFRDESGNLVGFDIDLANAVGEQLGVKITFKPIDWNAKDMELKSKRVDCIWNGMSVTAERMEKMALTDKYLNNKIIVMGKDNTIKVEKAEDLAKYNVGTQADSSALNVLKANKAYKTYADKISEYKSYDEAIMDMQAGRIDCIAVDQVLGEYKNSKLSKKMVVCDYNFGGDFYAIGCRKEDKDVAAKITDGLAAVIKSGKAEEISNKWFGRNIVILEGYDK, encoded by the coding sequence ATGAGAAAATTATTAACAATTTTACTTACAATAACATTAGTAGCTGGATTGCTTACAGTTACTGGCTGCGGAAAAACAGAGCAGACAAAGGATAAAGGCAATTCAGATTTAACAGGCTGGGACTATATTAAAGATAAAGGAGAATTAGTTGTCGGATTAGATGACACTTTTGCACCTATGGGATTCCGTGATGAATCAGGTAACTTAGTAGGTTTTGATATTGATCTGGCTAATGCTGTAGGTGAACAGCTTGGAGTTAAAATTACATTTAAGCCAATAGACTGGAATGCAAAAGATATGGAGTTAAAATCAAAGAGAGTCGACTGCATCTGGAATGGTATGTCTGTAACAGCTGAAAGAATGGAAAAAATGGCTTTAACAGATAAATACTTAAACAATAAGATTATTGTAATGGGTAAAGATAACACTATTAAAGTTGAAAAGGCAGAAGATTTAGCTAAGTACAATGTGGGAACCCAGGCAGATTCTTCTGCACTTAACGTATTAAAAGCAAATAAAGCGTATAAGACCTATGCAGATAAAATTTCTGAATATAAGAGTTATGATGAAGCCATTATGGATATGCAGGCAGGAAGAATTGACTGTATTGCCGTAGACCAGGTATTAGGAGAATACAAGAATTCAAAACTAAGTAAGAAAATGGTTGTATGCGATTATAACTTTGGTGGTGATTTCTATGCAATTGGCTGTCGTAAAGAGGACAAGGATGTAGCTGCTAAGATAACCGATGGACTTGCTGCAGTAATTAAGAGCGGAAAAGCAGAAGAAATCAGCAACAAGTGGTTTGGACGCAACATTGTTATACTTGAAGGATATGATAAATAA
- a CDS encoding amino acid ABC transporter permease: MNQFLGQLTETINYVGVLMPTLLQGAWVTVKLFAFTLILSLPLGLPFALGSNSKFAPFRWISKTYIWIFRGTPLMLQLFFFYFFLPIVMNLRLDPFTTAVITFVLNYASYLAEIYRGGIESIDKGQYEAAQSLGLDRRQTMFGIILPQTIKRVLPAVSNEAITLIKDTALVSVISVGELLKASSSAANRDVNPMAFAIAAVIYLIFTFILTLLTGYLERYYSKFEGKEVQITSKRRRAAYGRYFADEKYSKAICRMHGT, translated from the coding sequence GTGAATCAGTTTTTAGGTCAACTGACAGAGACTATAAACTATGTGGGCGTTTTAATGCCTACATTATTGCAGGGAGCTTGGGTAACGGTCAAGCTCTTTGCTTTTACGTTAATATTGTCTCTGCCTTTGGGACTGCCTTTTGCACTTGGCAGTAACAGCAAATTCGCACCGTTCAGGTGGATTTCAAAAACATATATATGGATATTTCGAGGAACACCACTGATGCTTCAGTTGTTTTTCTTCTACTTTTTTCTTCCTATTGTGATGAATCTAAGATTAGACCCGTTTACCACTGCAGTTATCACTTTCGTTCTGAATTATGCCTCTTATCTGGCAGAAATCTATAGAGGTGGTATAGAAAGTATTGATAAGGGCCAGTATGAGGCAGCTCAGTCGCTTGGACTGGACAGACGACAGACTATGTTTGGTATTATACTTCCTCAGACGATAAAAAGAGTATTACCGGCGGTGTCTAATGAAGCAATTACGCTGATAAAAGATACAGCATTAGTTTCTGTAATTTCAGTAGGAGAATTGCTGAAAGCTTCAAGTAGTGCAGCAAACAGAGATGTAAACCCTATGGCATTTGCCATAGCAGCAGTCATATACTTAATATTTACCTTTATATTGACTTTATTAACAGGATATCTGGAGAGATATTACTCAAAGTTTGAAGGAAAAGAAGTTCAGATAACTAGTAAAAGAAGGAGGGCGGCATATGGAAGATATTTTGCAGATGAAAAATATAGTAAAGCAATTTGCAGGATGCATGGCACTTGA
- a CDS encoding amino acid ABC transporter ATP-binding protein gives MEDILQMKNIVKQFAGCMALDNVDFSMKKGETVAIIGPSGSGKSTLLRCINCLERITSGSITLNGDTFVDTKNGQKAVYLSDKQLKNICAETGMIFQHFNLFPHMTCLDNVCYAPIKVKKHSRKEAQERGRQLLDMVGLAHKADAYPAQLSGGQKQRVAIARGLAMNPEIMLFDEPTSALDPEITGEVLNVMRKLSKEHTTMVIVTHEMGFAREVADRVIFMDAGKIVEEGTAEEIFQSPKSDRLKEFLSSVLR, from the coding sequence ATGGAAGATATTTTGCAGATGAAAAATATAGTAAAGCAATTTGCAGGATGCATGGCACTTGACAATGTAGACTTCTCCATGAAAAAAGGAGAAACCGTAGCGATTATAGGTCCCTCTGGATCAGGTAAAAGTACGCTTTTAAGGTGTATAAACTGTCTTGAAAGGATTACCAGCGGAAGCATTACTTTAAACGGCGATACTTTTGTTGATACAAAAAACGGTCAGAAGGCCGTTTACCTGTCAGATAAGCAGCTTAAAAATATTTGCGCAGAAACAGGTATGATCTTTCAGCATTTTAACTTATTCCCCCATATGACTTGCCTGGATAATGTGTGCTATGCGCCTATAAAGGTTAAGAAGCATAGTAGAAAAGAAGCACAGGAAAGAGGACGTCAGCTTTTGGACATGGTTGGTCTGGCCCATAAAGCGGATGCTTATCCTGCACAACTTTCAGGCGGTCAGAAGCAGAGAGTGGCCATAGCAAGAGGTCTTGCCATGAATCCCGAAATCATGCTATTTGACGAACCTACCAGTGCTCTTGACCCAGAGATTACAGGGGAAGTTCTAAATGTTATGAGAAAACTGTCCAAAGAACATACAACGATGGTTATTGTCACTCATGAGATGGGATTTGCAAGAGAAGTTGCTGACCGGGTAATATTTATGGATGCAGGAAAAATAGTTGAAGAAGGAACTGCAGAAGAAATATTCCAGTCTCCAAAGAGCGATCGTTTAAAAGAGTTTTTAAGCTCGGTATTACGATAA
- a CDS encoding RNA polymerase sigma factor: MSRDLDERLVALLTVDPQQGYIELIDKYLGFVYKIAYSKLLGVCSKEDIEEFVCDIFYEFYCNRDKINLEKGSIKAILTVFTKQRAINLFNKKTKAQEGISLYDDSLQNILIDNKNVEQQILDTERKAGLITAIKSLGYPDSQILIRKHYLGQTLREISVDLDMRVKTVEKRYERALKKLRNVIGGVENA; this comes from the coding sequence GTGTCAAGAGATTTGGATGAAAGACTTGTAGCACTTTTGACCGTAGACCCGCAGCAAGGATATATTGAACTTATCGATAAATATTTAGGGTTTGTTTATAAAATAGCCTATAGCAAACTTTTAGGAGTATGTAGCAAAGAAGATATTGAGGAATTTGTGTGTGATATTTTTTATGAATTTTACTGTAATCGGGATAAGATTAATCTGGAAAAAGGGTCGATAAAAGCAATTTTGACAGTATTTACCAAACAAAGAGCGATAAATCTATTTAATAAAAAAACAAAAGCGCAAGAAGGCATTTCTTTATATGATGATAGTTTGCAAAACATCTTAATTGACAATAAAAATGTAGAACAACAGATTTTAGATACGGAGAGAAAAGCAGGATTAATTACTGCAATTAAATCTCTAGGATATCCAGACAGCCAGATCCTCATCAGAAAGCATTACTTGGGGCAGACCCTAAGAGAAATCAGTGTTGACTTGGATATGAGAGTTAAAACTGTGGAAAAAAGGTATGAGAGAGCCTTAAAGAAATTGAGGAATGTCATTGGAGGTGTTGAAAATGCGTAA
- a CDS encoding DUF4397 domain-containing protein, whose translation MTLPDGTILFENVSFKQVTSYLQVPPSIYTLQVRLTGTPTVVLTVPDVELTKNTIYTVYAIGLAGQSPELQALLVKDSTVL comes from the coding sequence ATAACTTTACCAGATGGAACTATTTTGTTTGAAAACGTTTCCTTCAAGCAAGTTACATCCTACCTTCAAGTTCCCCCATCAATCTATACACTACAAGTTAGATTAACAGGAACCCCAACAGTTGTTCTTACCGTTCCTGATGTGGAATTGACTAAAAATACAATTTATACTGTCTACGCAATCGGTCTTGCAGGCCAATCCCCTGAACTACAAGCACTTCTTGTAAAAGATAGTACTGTTCTATAA
- a CDS encoding DUF4397 domain-containing protein, with amino-acid sequence MKVRKYMENSYSGYVRVLHAVPDAPNVDVYANDKLIAKNLAYGNYTDYMPLNEGTYKISLYAAGDKSSPVLTNMLSIKKDEIITVAASGTLKI; translated from the coding sequence ATGAAAGTTCGAAAATATATGGAAAATTCTTATTCAGGCTATGTCCGTGTTCTGCATGCAGTTCCAGACGCTCCAAATGTAGACGTGTATGCAAATGATAAATTAATTGCAAAAAACCTTGCTTATGGTAATTATACAGATTATATGCCATTAAATGAAGGCACCTATAAAATTTCTCTTTATGCAGCAGGAGATAAAAGTTCTCCAGTATTAACAAATATGTTATCTATAAAAAAAGATGAAATAATTACAGTTGCTGCCTCAGGAACTCTTAAAATATAG
- the coaBC gene encoding bifunctional phosphopantothenoylcysteine decarboxylase/phosphopantothenate--cysteine ligase CoaBC, with protein MLSGKTVVLGVTGSIAAYKTAYLASALKKQHCDVHVIMTKNACEFIAPLTFETLTGNKCLVDTFDRDFKFDVTHISIAKKADLIMVAPASANVIAKFAGGIADDMLTTTVLASKAIKLVSPAMNTNMYQNPITQDNLKKLEDYGFEIITPATGLLACNDVGEGKMPEPEILLEYIIKHLALKKDLTGKSVLVTAGPTQEAIDPVRYITNHSTGKMGYALAKACMLRGAQVTLVTGKTSIAPPMFVDVVSITSSKDMYEAVCERISSADMVFKAAAVSDYTPSVTYENKVKKKDEDLAIPLTRTEDILKHLGSIKKEGQVLCGFSMETENMLENSQAKLIKKNVDMIVANNLKVAGAGFGTDTNIVTIITKDGFNELPIMSKFDTANEIINAALKIYENK; from the coding sequence ATGCTATCAGGAAAAACCGTCGTACTCGGCGTAACAGGCAGTATCGCTGCTTATAAGACTGCATATCTGGCAAGTGCTTTAAAGAAGCAGCATTGTGATGTGCATGTCATAATGACTAAAAACGCCTGTGAATTTATTGCACCTCTTACTTTTGAAACACTTACAGGTAACAAATGCCTTGTAGATACATTCGACAGAGATTTTAAATTTGATGTAACCCATATATCCATCGCAAAAAAAGCAGATCTGATTATGGTTGCTCCAGCCAGCGCAAATGTAATTGCCAAATTTGCAGGAGGCATTGCGGATGATATGCTTACAACCACAGTTTTAGCTTCTAAGGCAATAAAGCTAGTATCCCCTGCCATGAATACCAATATGTATCAAAATCCTATCACACAGGACAATTTAAAGAAATTAGAGGATTATGGATTTGAGATAATCACGCCGGCTACTGGCCTGCTGGCCTGCAATGATGTAGGGGAAGGCAAAATGCCTGAACCGGAGATTCTTTTAGAATATATTATAAAACATCTAGCTCTGAAAAAGGATTTAACAGGAAAAAGCGTCCTGGTAACTGCTGGACCAACACAAGAGGCCATTGACCCTGTACGTTATATTACAAATCACTCTACTGGTAAAATGGGATATGCTTTGGCAAAAGCCTGCATGCTGCGGGGTGCACAGGTTACATTAGTTACTGGAAAAACCTCCATAGCACCTCCTATGTTTGTTGATGTTGTCAGCATTACCTCTTCAAAAGACATGTACGAAGCTGTGTGTGAAAGAATCTCATCTGCCGATATGGTATTTAAGGCTGCGGCTGTATCCGATTACACACCTTCTGTGACTTATGAAAATAAAGTGAAGAAGAAAGATGAAGATCTGGCTATCCCGTTAACCCGGACAGAAGATATCCTAAAGCACCTGGGTTCCATAAAAAAGGAAGGCCAAGTCCTGTGCGGTTTTTCTATGGAAACAGAAAATATGCTGGAAAATTCCCAGGCAAAGCTGATTAAAAAGAATGTGGATATGATTGTAGCAAACAATTTAAAAGTGGCCGGAGCAGGTTTTGGAACGGATACCAATATCGTAACCATTATTACGAAAGACGGTTTTAATGAACTTCCAATTATGTCGAAATTTGATACGGCTAACGAAATCATTAATGCAGCATTAAAAATATACGAAAATAAATAG
- a CDS encoding glutamine--tRNA ligase/YqeY domain fusion protein, translated as MTETQTASNFIHNIIDKDLETQKYGDKVYTRFPPEPNGYLHIGHAKSICLNFSTAQKYGGKCNLRYDDTNPVKEDVEYVDSIEEDVKWLGFQWDKRLWASDYFDKMYEAAVELIKKGKAFVCDLNAEQIREYRGTLKEPGKESPYRNRSIEENLALFEEMKEGKYEDGEKVLRAKIDIASPNINLRDPVIYRIAHTAHHNTGDKWCIYPMYDFAHPIEDAIEGITHSICTLEFEDHRPLYEWVLEELGWWQAPPQQIEFARLNITNTVMSKRYLKAMVDDGTVEGWDDPRMPTIAGLRRRGYTSEAVRDFCERIGVSKANSLVDIALLEHCVREDLKSKVQSRNVVENPIKVVITNYPEDQTEEMEIENNKEVPEMGSRMVPFSKELYVDGEDFMEIPAKKYFRLFPGNEVRFKGAYFITCNEVIKNEDGSIKELHCTYDAETKSGSGFEGRKVKGTIHWVDARTAVKIKIRQYEYLMIEDENGENIINPDSLKEIEAFGEPAVSEAQPGERFQFFRHGYYIADTKLSNDTEKVFNRIVDLKSSWKK; from the coding sequence GTGACAGAAACACAGACAGCTTCCAATTTTATTCATAACATTATAGATAAAGATTTGGAAACTCAAAAGTACGGAGACAAGGTATATACCCGATTCCCTCCGGAACCAAATGGTTATCTTCATATAGGACATGCAAAATCCATATGTTTAAATTTTTCAACTGCACAGAAGTATGGTGGAAAGTGCAATTTAAGATACGATGATACAAATCCTGTAAAAGAGGATGTTGAATATGTAGATTCTATTGAAGAGGATGTAAAATGGCTGGGATTTCAATGGGATAAGAGGCTTTGGGCATCGGATTATTTTGATAAGATGTATGAGGCTGCTGTAGAACTTATAAAAAAGGGAAAAGCTTTTGTATGCGACTTGAATGCAGAACAAATCAGGGAATACAGAGGAACCTTAAAAGAACCGGGCAAGGAAAGCCCTTATCGAAACAGAAGCATAGAAGAAAACCTTGCACTTTTTGAAGAGATGAAAGAAGGCAAATATGAGGACGGAGAAAAAGTTCTTAGAGCTAAGATTGATATAGCTTCACCTAATATTAATCTGCGAGATCCGGTTATATACAGAATTGCTCATACAGCTCACCACAATACAGGGGATAAGTGGTGTATTTATCCTATGTATGATTTTGCTCACCCAATTGAAGATGCCATAGAAGGCATCACACATTCAATATGTACCCTTGAATTTGAGGATCACAGACCTCTTTATGAATGGGTTCTGGAAGAGCTTGGGTGGTGGCAGGCACCGCCACAGCAGATTGAATTTGCCAGACTGAACATTACAAACACAGTGATGTCCAAGAGATACTTAAAAGCTATGGTGGACGATGGTACTGTTGAAGGATGGGATGACCCTCGTATGCCTACTATTGCCGGATTAAGAAGACGAGGATACACCTCCGAAGCAGTAAGAGATTTCTGTGAAAGGATTGGAGTGTCAAAAGCAAACAGTCTGGTCGATATAGCATTACTGGAGCATTGTGTCAGAGAAGATTTGAAAAGTAAAGTACAGAGCAGAAATGTTGTGGAAAATCCCATTAAGGTAGTTATAACAAATTACCCGGAAGATCAGACAGAAGAAATGGAAATCGAAAATAACAAAGAAGTGCCGGAGATGGGCAGCAGAATGGTGCCATTTTCAAAGGAACTTTATGTTGATGGCGAAGACTTCATGGAGATACCAGCTAAGAAGTATTTCAGGCTGTTTCCAGGAAATGAAGTCCGATTTAAGGGTGCATACTTTATTACCTGCAATGAAGTCATAAAGAATGAAGACGGCAGCATTAAGGAACTTCACTGTACCTATGATGCGGAAACAAAAAGTGGCAGCGGATTTGAAGGTCGTAAAGTAAAGGGGACTATACACTGGGTAGATGCCAGAACAGCAGTTAAAATTAAGATACGCCAGTATGAATATCTAATGATAGAAGATGAGAACGGAGAAAATATTATAAATCCTGATTCATTAAAGGAAATTGAAGCTTTTGGGGAGCCTGCTGTTTCAGAAGCACAACCGGGAGAACGTTTCCAATTCTTTAGACATGGCTATTATATTGCGGATACAAAACTTTCAAATGATACGGAAAAGGTATTTAACAGGATCGTAGACCTAAAGAGCTCCTGGAAGAAATAA
- a CDS encoding NAD(P)-dependent malic enzyme — MNYYEKSLQAHEENKGKLEIRSKLKVTNKDELSIAYTPGVAEPCRKIHEKPEDVYKYTSKGNTVAVVSDGSAVLGLGNIGAKAAIPVMEGKAVLFKEFANVDAIPICLETQDADEIVNIVKNLAPTFGGINLEDISAPRCFEIEKRLQELVDIPVFHDDQHGTAVVVSAAAINALKVVGKSLGEIKVVINGAGAAGTAISKMLLNIGIKNVIVCDKFGALCKTDSSLSPAMRELAEMTNNNLETGSLKDVLAGADMFVGVSAPKVLTEEMIKTMAENPIVFPMANPEPEIMPDLAKNAGARIIGTGRSDFPNQINNVLAFPGIFKGALAVRASRITEEMKVAAAFALADMVKKEQLNEEYIIPSPFAEGVADVVAAAVAAAWK; from the coding sequence ATGAACTATTATGAAAAATCCCTGCAGGCCCATGAAGAGAACAAAGGCAAATTAGAGATAAGAAGTAAATTAAAGGTGACAAATAAAGATGAACTTTCCATTGCATATACCCCGGGAGTCGCAGAACCTTGCAGAAAAATACACGAAAAACCGGAGGACGTATATAAATACACCTCAAAGGGAAATACCGTAGCAGTAGTCAGCGATGGATCAGCTGTTCTGGGCTTAGGAAATATAGGTGCCAAGGCAGCTATCCCTGTTATGGAGGGGAAGGCTGTTTTGTTCAAAGAATTTGCCAATGTGGACGCAATTCCAATTTGCCTTGAAACTCAGGATGCAGATGAAATTGTCAATATTGTAAAAAACCTTGCTCCAACATTTGGAGGAATTAATTTAGAAGACATTTCTGCTCCAAGATGTTTTGAGATTGAGAAAAGACTGCAGGAATTAGTGGACATACCAGTTTTTCATGATGACCAGCACGGGACTGCTGTGGTGGTATCCGCAGCGGCTATCAACGCTTTAAAAGTTGTGGGAAAATCTCTTGGAGAGATTAAGGTTGTAATCAACGGAGCTGGTGCTGCAGGCACAGCAATTTCTAAGATGTTATTGAATATCGGAATAAAAAATGTTATTGTGTGCGATAAGTTTGGCGCATTGTGCAAAACGGATAGTTCTTTATCACCTGCAATGAGGGAACTTGCTGAGATGACAAATAACAATCTGGAAACTGGCTCGTTGAAAGATGTTTTAGCCGGGGCAGATATGTTTGTAGGAGTTTCAGCACCGAAGGTGCTGACGGAAGAAATGATTAAAACTATGGCGGAGAATCCTATTGTATTTCCTATGGCAAATCCGGAACCTGAAATTATGCCTGATTTAGCCAAAAACGCTGGTGCGCGAATTATAGGAACAGGAAGGTCTGATTTCCCAAATCAGATTAATAATGTTCTTGCTTTTCCAGGAATTTTCAAAGGGGCATTAGCTGTGAGGGCTTCCAGAATTACAGAAGAAATGAAGGTAGCTGCGGCTTTTGCACTGGCAGATATGGTAAAAAAGGAACAGTTAAATGAAGAATATATCATCCCAAGTCCATTTGCTGAAGGAGTGGCAGACGTAGTAGCTGCTGCAGTGGCTGCTGCCTGGAAATAA